The genome window CTATCCAAGAATTCGAATCTATCAGTGAGCATTATCAATGCATTAGGTGAGATTCCGGGTGGTGAAGGTGCGTCAACTTATCTTGAGGCAAAGCTTAAAGAAAAGTTCAATAGTTCCGAAATTCGCGCACAAATTGCACTGTATTTTGGCAAAAAGAAATTAACTCATGCAGAAGTAACTCTCCAACAATTGGCTTTCTCCGAAGCTGAGACACTAACATTGCGGACCTATGCGATTAGTAGCTTAGGCAAGATCAACTCGGTTTCTTCAATGCCAAAACTCAGAGAACTCATAACCGAAATTCGGAATAATCCAAACTCAGATAGTAAAAGAAACCAACTCCTCAAAATCTATTCCCTTGGCGCATTGATTGAGTTAGGTGACGCAGAAGTATTTGATGAGATCGTTGAATTTACCAAAGATGATGACTCCATTGTGAGACTCAGATCAATCCAATTTTTGCTTGATTCTAAAAGACCGGAAGCTCGAGAAATTCTGGAATATAAATCCAAAAGAGATCCAAGTCCGAAAGTACAAAAAGCTGCAACAGACGCCCTCAAGAAATTAGATGGTGAGACAACTGAGGGAAGCGATTCCGCGAGCGATGAAACTAAGCCAGAATCGGCGAACCAAGATAGTATAGATGATAAAGCTCAATCAACAGGAAAAACTGGGAAATGATCCCGAACTGTAATTATAAATCAAAATCTATATCAAGGTTAAAATTTTTAAACGAAATAATTCTATCTAAAAAGAGAATTGCTAGTTTGAGGAAAATAAAAAATTACCTAATTGAGATATTAATTGTTGTAACAGTAGCAAATTTGAGCCTAGTAGATTCAATTTGGAGTGAGCGATTTCGCGGACCTATTTCGATCCAAGAGAAAAGAATCAAAGATTATAAATCGGAATTGAGCTCAGAGAATCCTAACTATCCAAAAGAAATGCATTTGTTCTTTCAAGAGTTGATGGGAGATTATGCAATATTTTATGATTTAGATGGCAATACTGTTCACTTCAAATACAGAAGGAATAAATGGGATCGTGATGCAATAGAAGCTGTCCATAATTTATTACCAAGTCGTTCTTACAAAGTTCAAGGAGAGTTCACTGGAATTCTGTTTTTTGGAAAGAATCTAGAAGGCCGCAAGCAAGCGATTCCTGTATTTCTTCCCAATAACGAAAACCTTGAATTGGAATGGAAAAAAGAACCAGACACAATACCAGTATTTAAACTTGTATCATACAATGAATCCTATTCGGACACGATCATTTTTGAATCACCAAATGAACAATAGATTGAAAGATCAGAATATCCAATTGTATTGAAGATTCATAAATAGAAAACTACCTTCGCGATTGATTCTCTCCGAAGAAGTGATGTTCCATTCTATGAATTCTGTGCGAAATCTAAATCGTAATATTTTTGCTCGATCAGACAGTGCAATTTGTACGGTATCGTATCCAGAAAACCGTTCTACCGGACTACGAAATCTGTTAGTCTCTGCTTGAAATAGAACACTTGTCTCAAGCTTCCAACCATTTCCTCGAAAGTTCAATCCAGCTTCCGTTGTCCGATCCCCGTTGTATCGAATCTCTCGACCAATCAGCCAATCAATAGACTTACCATGATACATCCAGAGAATTGCATCTGCTCTTGTAAAATCTTCAAATCGTTTGCCATCCATTTCTGACCAATAGGAATAATCACGGTACCGATATACTGGGCTTCCAAGCACAGTCTCCCAGATTCCCCATCGTATACTTTGGTAACGCTCTCTTTGTCCAATCTCTACAGAATCAAATGCTTCGATTCTATGATAGGGTCCTATCCCAATAGCGATCCAACTGTTGATTGCATTTTCTTGACTAGATTGAAAACTATCACTACTCTGTAAGAGAAATCCATTGTCGTCTTTATAGGTGAGACCTTCAAGATAGAGTTTAGATTCTGGGTGTTCGATTTTTGTATGGAAGATTCCGAAGTAGTCAGTCTTAGTTCCGATCGCTTCACCATTTAAAGTAAAAAGTACCTTAGTCTTGCCAGGATAAAATTTCATTGGCGTTCGGTAAAAATTCGCATACAATGATCTTTTTTCGGTTTCGGGAGAGTAGGTAACAGCTAATGTTTTTTCGGGAAAAACCAAAGAAAAACCTGGTTTATCGCCCGTTATATCTTGGGAGAAAAATATTCCAGGTGAGAAGTATCCTGGAAGAAAATTTAAAAAAGCGGACTCACGGATCGGTTGGTTCTCGCCTAAAGTATTGTAAAATTCTGGATCTTTTGCAAAGAAAAATCCTGGAATGGATTTGTATCTATGACCGAGACCTAGATCTATATAATCATTTTTGTAGGAAATTGATCCAAGACTTCGATCGCCGCGACTCTCACCCAAAACGGAAAGTCTTTTCCATCGCATCTCACCGAAATTCGTGACCTTAGATGATTCTTTTGCGTCAGCATATCTGGATTGGAATTGTTGAACCGAACCACCGACCGAAAATTGCACTTCATCTTCTTTGTCTTTTGGTTTGAAGGAGTGAGCAGAAACGATTGTGGGTTCTTTTCTCTTTTGCTCGGTTTTTTTGTATTGAGTAGCGTATTTGTAATCTTTTTGCTTATTGGATTGAGACTTTGGAGTTGGTGCCGACTGCAATGGAGCAATCGGAATCATAAAAATCATCCAACAGAATAAATTTACTCTCACCAGAACTCCATAAAATAGCAAATCAATCAATCGAACTCGAGAATTGCCGGGAATCGCATAGAATCGCACCATACTGATCTATTTCTTGGGTTGGGGAAAAAATGGGAATTTTGGGCTGGATTTTGAATATTTTCGCAAAAAAAAAATCAAAAATCGCCAATTTTGTCCAGGGTTTACAGTAATATTTTCATCAGATAAGAAAAACTACTTGTCTATTTACTACTCAAGAAGTAAGTAGTAGAAACAGGTGTTTAGTAGAATTTCTTGTTGTACTTTTAAATATTATGTCGTCTAATAAATAGGCGAGGAGGAATAACCTATGGTGATACGATCCCTTTACCAACCCGTCTACCATCGCGAGAAGAAAGGCGGCCTTCCAGGTGCTGTTTCTCAGCCGGTTAAGAACCGTGCTGATGATGGTAACAAAACTTTCGAAGACTATCTAACGGATTCATTCCGTGGAGAAGTCGTTCAACAGGGCACATGGTTTGCTCCGCAGATTTCGGAACTTAGCAAGAGGAACTTAAGGAAACTCTAGGTTGTCTTTCGCTCTAAGGGCAGGGTCGCAGGCATCTGGCACAGACCCTCGCTCACGAATTTTGCGTGATCCTGCATTGCTTGAGGATTGGGAGCTACTTAGCATTTTGCTTAGGACGGGAAGTCATAAGACGGACGTCTATAAGCTATCCCAAGAGATCCTCATCCATGTAGGTGGACTTGCAAATTTTGCCTCGTTCTGTCAATCAACACTCCCCAATATACCTGGACTTGGACTAGCGAAGAAGACAACTCTTCTTGCTATTAGTGAGCTCGCATCCCGTATCCGAAGATCCGATCTTTTGCAAACGATTAGTCCTTTTCCCTTGTGTGACCTCTACAATAGTTTATGGCTACTCACTGCGAGAGAAACTAGGGAATGCTTCTATATCATCACTTTTAGTTTAGAGGGTTTGGTTCGTCGGGTGGAAAAAGTTGCAACTGGAACCTTGACTGAAGTGAGCATACATAAACGAGACCTTGCAAAAGTTGCTCTCGACGATTCATCTGGATATTGCCTTATAGCCCACAATCATCCTCAGCAGACTTGCCTTGCATCCATTGCCGACTTCAATCTATTTGCAGAATTGCGACGATTCTTTGCTGAGTTAGAGATTTCCTGTTTTGATCAATGGGTGCTTGGAATTGACGGACTCTATTCTTGTCGCCACTCTCAAGTTCTCGATTGCAAGAATTGGAGTCGTGATTTTCTTCCAGAGGAATACTCATTTCTAACCGATAATTTATCATAAGGAAATGAATGGTAAGTGAATCTATGAGTTTGTCATATCTTAGGATCATCTGGGTTCTAGTCCGTAGAGATTACGCACTTCAATATGCAGGAAGTTTTCTTGGCATCACTTGGATGCTATTGCAGAATCTTACTTTAATTTTTATCTATGCATTTGTGTTTCTATTTTCGAATCTAAGAAATCCTGGCACACAAGCGGATTACAGCGGTTATGTGTTCTCTGGATTGCTTTTTTGGATCCCGCTTCAAGAGCTTCTTACTCGAGGGACAAGTATCATCACAGACAATCGCCAATTGATCAAAAGATCAAGTCTTGGAATGGATATTTTTCTCTGGGTTCCGTATTTCCAATATTTGATACATTTCTTTGCGACTGCGATTCCAATCGTGATCCTACTTCAATACTATTCTTCAGTGAATTGGGTTGGATTGATTGTGGCCTTTGTCTGGATGGGTTTTATAGGACTCTATGTAATGCTTCTCATCAACTATCTTTCCCGATTGAATATCATCATGAAAGATATTTCACCTTTGGTGCGTCTGCTTTCGCAAATTTTATTCTGGACACTCCCGATTCTCTATTATCCAAATGGAATCTTGGGTACGATCAATAGTTTTCATCCGTTTAATATTCCTCTAGATATTTTTCGTTCGCTGATTTTGGAAAGTTATACAAGTCCTTTTGTATTCTACTCCTTTATCCCTTTCTTACTTGTATTTTTTATGATCTGGTATTTTTCTAGAAATCGATTTCATAAGGTTGTGTTAGACCAACTTTGATCTCACTCAAGAAAGTAACCAAAGACTATCATGGTTTCTCAGGAGCATTGGATCGAATCATAAGCGGCTTAAGTTTTGGTTATTTGGGTGGAAAAGTTCGCTTCCGCGCATTGAATGATATCAATTTAGAATGCAAACCAGGAGAGATTCTTGGAATCATTGGTCGTAATGGTGCCGGCAAATCCACTTTATTGAAAGTCATAACGGGTGTTAGCGGGTATGATTCTGGCTCAATTGAAGTGTCAGGGAAAGTTCGATCCATTTTGGAATTGGGTGTTGGATTCAATCCAGAACTTTCAGGTGAAGAAAATGTTTTCTACAACGGTCTCGTCTGGGGCTATTCCACTACAGAAATCTATCCCGTAATGGAGAAGGTTTTTGATTTCGCAGGACTCCAAGATTTTCGTAATACTCCAATTAAGAATTATTCTTCAGGCATGATCATGCGATTGGGGTTTGCACTCGCGACGGCAACTGCGCCAGAAGTTCTTGTTGTCGACGAGGCACTTGCTGTTGGAGATGCGAGTTTTCAGCAGAAATGCATCCAAAGATTCTACGACTTCCAAAAGCTCGGAACAACAACAATTATCGTTAGTCACGATCTTACGCTTTTGTCTCAACTTTGCTCTCGAATCATTGTTATGGAAAAGGGTTCGATCATCTATGACGGAGATTCCATTACAGCTGTGCGCAAATATATGCTAACAATAGCAGGTGATTCCAACGAAGGGAAAACGGATTTCGCAATTGGGAATCGATTGCAGAAATTAGATTGGAAATTAGTTCGCAGCGGCGTCGAGAATCCGACTCTTTTTTTTGTTGGTGATGAAGTGAGTTTGCAAGTGGATTTTATTTTGCGAGAAACGCTTCCACAGATAACTGTGGGTTTTCATCTAGAAGATGCAAGTGGACTCAAAGTATTTGGAACATCTAGTTTCCATCTAGGAAATTTTTTACATGATCTGGAACCCGGTGTAGTGCATTCAGTTGTTTTCCATTTTCCCTTAAATATTGGCGTTGGGAAATATTCTCTCGGACTCAGTCTCCATAAAGGTGACAGCCATGTTACAGATTGTTACTATTGGGGTGAGGGATTATTCTCATTTGAAGTTGAGAGAATCCAAGTTCCGAAATTCATCGGGATGTCCTATCTTCCAGTTCGCATGGAATATACTGCAGAATAAGAACATAAAATCTTTCTTTCCAGATAAATTTCCAAGCAAAAACTGGCAAACATGAAAGTATGCGTAATTGGAACTGGATATGTTGGCCTCGTTGCAGGAACTTGCTTTGCAGAATACGGAAATGACGTTATCTGCGTTGATAAAGATGCAAAGAAAATTGAAAATTTACGAAATGGTATCATCCCAATCTACGAACCTGGTCTATCCGAATTGGTTCTCAATAACGCAAAAGAGCAAAGATTAAAATTTACGACCTCACTCAGCGACGGTGTTCAAGCAAGTGACTTTGTTTTTATAGCTGTAGGAACTCCTACTTTAGCAGACGGATCTGCTGATCTGTCAATGGTCTACGGCGTCGCAAAAGAAGTCGGTCTTGCTATGAACGGTTACAAAATTGTTGTAGATAAATCCACCGTTCCTGTTGGCACAGCAGACGGAGTCAAAAAAGTTCTATCCGAGAACACCAAACATCCATTTGATGTTGTATCCAATCCTGAGTTCTTGAAAGAAGGTGCAGCAATTGAAGATTTTATGAAACCTGAGAGAGTTGTAATAGGTGCTGATTCCGACAAAGCTCTTGATTTGATGGCAGAGCTTTACAGTCCGTTCGTTCTGAACGGTAATCCGATTCTAAGAATGAGCCTGCGTTCAGCTGAACTCACTAAATATGCATGCAATGCTTTTCTTGCGACTAAGATTTCTTTCTCGAATGAGATAGCCAATCTATGTGACGCCGTGGGTGCGAACTATGAAGACGTAAGAAAAGGAATGGGAACTGATTCAAGAATTGGTAGGCAATTCTTGTATGCAGGAATAGGTTACGGTGGTTCGTGCTTTCCAAAAGATGTCCAAGCACTCATCAAAACTTCACAAGAGTCCGGGTCTCCCGTTCGAATCATTGAAATGGTTGAAGAAGTAAATGAAAGCCAGAAGACAATTCTCTTGAGTAAAATATTAAAACATTATAATACAGAAGACCTTTCTGGCAAAACTTTTGGAATATGGGGACTTGCTTTTAAACCGGGAACAGATGATATGCGTGAAGCTCCATCCATTCCTTTGATCTTAGAACTGCATAAACGTGGCGCAAAAATCCAAGCTTTCGATCCAGTAGCCAAAGAAACATCCGAGTACTACTTCAAAGGTAAAGTAGAATATAAAGAAAATCCTTATGAAGCAATCAAAGGTGCAGATGCTCTATTGCTTGTAACTGAGTGGCGCGAATTCAGGGAGCCGGATTTTACTAAGATAAAATCCTTATTAACATCACCTGTTATTTTTGATGGAAGAAATCAATACAAACCTAAGAATATGGAGAAGCTTGGTTTCTCGTACTATTCAATAGGAACTAGATAGGATAGTGACTGAAGATAGTTGGCTAAAGCGTTGGAACGAACGTTATAGAGAAATCGAATATGCTTATGGCGAAGAGCCAAACGATTTTCTAAGAAGCCAATTGTCCAAGTTACAACCTGGGAGAATTCTTTTTCCAGCTGATGGAGAAGGTCGTAACTCTGTTTATGCGGCAAAACTTGGCTGGAACGTTTCTGCATTTGATATAAGTTCTGAAGGCAAAAAGAAAGCAGATCAACTTGCAGAAAAAAATCAAGTAATTATTGATTATCAAGTCTGTGATATAGAGAAACTAAAATACAATTTAGAAGAATTCGATGCAATTGCTTTGATATATGCTCACTTCCCAGCAAATTTGAAATCGTATTATCATAAAACCCTAGATAAATATCTAAAAACTGGTGGAATAATTATATTTGAAGCATTCAGCAAAAAGCATATCGACTATATTAAGGCTAACGAAAAAGTCGGCGGACCTCGCGACATTGAGAGCCTTTTTTCTATAGAGGAAATGAAACAAGATTTTGCAAATTATCAAATATTGGAATTGGAAGAAACAGAAATCGAATTAAAAGAAGGTCAATATCATAATGGAATAGGATCCGTTATCAGATTTATTGGAATGAAGAAGTAGGTTACAAACTCATTCATTAGAATTAATTGATGAGAACCGACTACTTCTCACCTACCTGCGGTATTTATTCTTGTCGATTTTTCTCTTTGCAAATCTTTCATTCAAAATCGCATTGGCTGTATCGTTCTCGGAATAGCCCTGTGGATCGCGATTCATTATAAATTTTCGTATGATCCAAATTGCTGCAACCAGGATAACAATTCCGATTATCCAAATGAAAAGCATATCAAATCCCTCTTGCGTAGATACGTCCATAATGATTCACTCCTAATGACCGATTTAACTGTTTTTGAAATAGTTTACAACCTCAAAAACGTAAAATATCATTTTAAATTTTCAATTTGACAATAATTATTTAACTCAAAAATGATTTGAAACTCTTGTCGCATTAAAGAAGTATTGTAGAGTTTAGCTTGAAGCTTAGGAGCCAAAATGTTCGGTATACGATTTATAAAAACTAGACCCATAGACTATGTCATTCAATTTGCATCTGGTAAGATTAATAAGAAGGGTGCAGGGTTAAGTTTTTTCTATTTTGCACCATCATCCACTCTTGTGATAGTGCCAGCCGATACAAGAGATGCACCTTTTATCTTTCAAGAGATGACCAAGGACTACCAAGACATAAGCATCCAAGGACAAGTTACTTTCAAAGTCAACAATCCTGAAAAGTTAGCATCCCTACTTGATTTCACCATAGATGGGACGGGTCGTTATATGGGAGATGGGATTGAAAAATTGAATCTAAGAATGACGAATCTTATCCAAGTTGCCGTTCGAGAAAAATTTCGTTCTCTGGATCTGACTGAGGCACTCACAGCTGCTTCAGAGTTGTATGAACCAGTTCTACAGCGTCTAAAAAGTTCATCAACATTGGTTGAGTTGGGAATTGATGTATTGGATTTTAATATTCTAAAAATTAGTCCAGCACCAGAGATGGCTCGCGCACTTGAAGCAACCACTCGAGAAGGATTCTTACAAACAGCGGATGAGGCAGTCTTTCACAGAAGAAATTTTGCTGTTGAGCAAGAAAGAAAAATCAAAGAAAACGAATTGCAAACACAAATAGCTGTAGAAGAAAAAAATCGAACCATTCGTGAAACGAAAATGAATGCAGAAATCTCCGTTCAAGAAAAACAAAAACTTGTAGAAATCGCAAAGATGGAATCTGTACAAGCAATTGAATCTAAGAAATTAGAAATTGAACAATTGAAATTGAATTCTAGAATCGAACAAGAGAAGAAGAAAACCGAACTCATCAGTAGCCAAACAAAGAATATGTTAGAATATGCGAAAGCAAAAGGTGCTTCTATGAAAGAGGAATTGTCTGCTTTCAAAGAGATTCCCATTGAATTTATGGAGGTTCTTGCATCCAACCAAATGGATAGTTCGAAACTCATTGCCCGAGCATTCCGAGATATTGCGAAGAATTCAGAAAAAATCGGTAATCTAAACATAAGTCCTGATTTATTGAATATGCTAATGGACAAAGAAAATCCAAATGTTTAGTATTAGAATCCTAAGGATTATTATGATATTCGAATCCTTGATGTGAGTACGAATTGTTCGATAAAATTGTAATTGTAACTCGTAGCACTCGTCTTGAAGAAAGTATTAGAAAGTTTAATACGAAAGGGCAAGCTAAGTTCTATGTTACAAATCGTGGACAATCTTTTGAAGATTATGAATTGGAGTATGATAATTATTCCAAAGCAAAAGAGCAAGTAATTCGAGCAATCGATCCAGGAATCAAATACCATCTCATTGATCGATCCTATCTTACCAATTATGTTTTTGGTCCAAATGATTTGGTTCTAACATTGGGTCAGGATGGATTGGTTGTTAACACTGCAAAGTACCTAACGGGGCAGCCAATTTTTGCTGTAAATCCTGATCCAGCGAGATTTGACGGAGTTCTATTGCCTTTTACAACGGATGATATCCAAACCAATCTCAGTCGTGTATTCGAAGCTCAACCTTCCTTCCATGATATCACAATGGCACAGGTTCAATTGGGCGATAATCAGAAACTGTATGCCTTCAATGATTTTTTTATAGGACCGAAATCACAATCTAGCGCTAGATATACGATTCATTATAGATCGGAATCGGAAAGACAAATTTCTAGTGGCATCATCGTTTCAACGCCTGCAGGTTCGACTGGTTGGTTTAGTTCTGTTTTCAATATGGCAAATGGAATGAATCGTTTTGCAAATTCTGAAATACAATTAACTCTCACTCAGATGAGTTGGAGCGATAAGCGCCTGTTATTTGCAGTCAGGGAACCTTTTATGAGTCAATGGAGTAAAGCAGATATTGTAGCTGGAACTGTGGATTCAGGCGAAGAGTTGGTTCTTGAGAGTCATATGCCAGAAAACGGTGTCATTTTTTCTGATGGAATGGAGACTGATTTCTTGGAATTTACAACAGGAACTACGGCTAAAATTAAATTAGCCGATAAAATCACTAAATTAATTGCAGCATCGCAGAAAGGATAAACTATATGGGAACCAAATCAATTTTAATCACTCAATGTCTACAGAATGATTTTGTCGAGCCCATTCAGAAATACGATCCTATACCTAATTTATTGCATGTAGGTTATGCGGAAGCTCATAGAATTATGGGCGAGAATCCAAGTGAAGGAGCTGTAATAGCTTTCATGGAATGGGCGATGCTTGAGGAAAAATCTAAGAACCTCGAGATAATTCATATTCGAGATTGGCATGATCCAAATAATCCGGAAGAGGCAGATCATCTCAATCAGTTCAGTCCTCATTGCTTGCAGAATACAAAAGGTGCCGAGTTTGTTTATCAATCGCTTCTGGGACAATCATTAGAAAAACATAATATAGTAGATGCATCGGGGCTTAATGATTTTCATAAAACAAATTTAGAAACTATTATACGTGAAATCACTTCGATCGATGGGTCAGCGCGAGTCGGCTTGATAGGCGTCTGGACAGAGGCCAAAATCAGTTTCCTCGCTTATGAGTTGGTTACAAGATATCCGAATTTCCAGATTGGAATTTGCAGCGCACTTACCGCAAGTTCAACAAGGCATATGCACTATGTTGCACTGGATCAAATGCGCAATCTACTTGGCATAGAAATATTTACATCCATTGGAAGCTTTAGTGAATTCCTGACTGGCAAAAGTATTTCAATACTACCTGGATCTAAAAGAAATAGTAGAACAAAAGTTAATTTTATTTATAAAGATGATTTTAAGCCAACTGAGATCGATCAAGATATTTTATACTATTTGTATAGAGATTGTCAGATGGTTGAGTTCCATTGTCTGGATGGTGGATTCTCTGGGAATGTGGTTCTCCGTGCCAAAAGTATCGATGCATTCGGACACAAGCAAGTACCAACCGTTATAAAGATTGGCGCAAGAGATCCCATCGCTAAAGAGAGATCTTCCTTTGAGAGAATAGAGGAAGTATTGGGGAATACCGCTCCAAGAATTGTAGATTTCGCAGAAATCCAGGAGAGGGGTGGAATCAAATACAGATATGCTGCGATGATCGAAGGTAGAATGGAAGTTTTCCAAGATCGTTATGAGAGCGGAAGTGACTTAGCGGAAATTTTTGCATTATTAGATACAGTTTTTATCAAACAGTTGGGAAGACTCTATGATGCATCAGAGCCAGAAAAATTGAATCTATTAGAATATTATGATTTTTCATCTAAATATGCAAAATCAGTTCGAAAAAGAGTAGAGGCAATTCTTGGACGAGAAATTGGAATGGAAGAGAGTATATCGATCATAGGTGGAAATACTGGCGACAAAGGTATTTCTATTGATCAGGAAAAATCAGGCAATGAAGGAGCTGGATCTATAGGCAGTGCCCATTCTCAAGAAGTCTACAATGTTTGTCTTTTTTACGAACGGGATTTACAAGAACTCAAAGAAATTGGTTCTATTCCTCACTATGTGTCTTATATTCATGGTGATCTAAACGGGAAGAATATAATTCTAGATTCGCAGAACAATGTTTGGTTGATAGATTTTTTCCATACGCACCGCGGGCATATTCTAAAGGATCTCCTCAAATTAGAAAATGACCTTTTGTATATTTTCATGAAGATCGATGATAAAGATTGGGATGAAGCTTGTCTCTTGATTGATACAATCTTGGGAATGGAAGACTTGGGAGTTCCATTGTCAGAATCTTTGGTTAACAATTTTACATCTGAGAAAATACAGCGAACATATAGAACGGTTTGCAAATTGCGATCATTCTATCCTAAGCTTATCCAATTGGATCGAGATCCGTACCAAATGTACGTTGGGTTTCTTCGTTATGCTATGCATACTTTGTCATTTGATGAATGCAGCGATATTCAGAAAAGGCTCGCTCTCTATGCAGGTTGTAAATTGGCTAAATTAATACGGGATTCCTTATTATTATCTAAGAGACTCAGAATAGATTTTATACCGATTCCTAATAGAAAAGGAAAAATTGGATTAACTATTTTGCCTGGAAGGAAAGATAGAAACCGAAATCTATCAGATGATTTGAATGTCCTCAAAGAAGAAGGAATCAAAAAAGTTTACTCAC of Leptospira sp. GIMC2001 contains these proteins:
- a CDS encoding isochorismatase family protein; translated protein: MGTKSILITQCLQNDFVEPIQKYDPIPNLLHVGYAEAHRIMGENPSEGAVIAFMEWAMLEEKSKNLEIIHIRDWHDPNNPEEADHLNQFSPHCLQNTKGAEFVYQSLLGQSLEKHNIVDASGLNDFHKTNLETIIREITSIDGSARVGLIGVWTEAKISFLAYELVTRYPNFQIGICSALTASSTRHMHYVALDQMRNLLGIEIFTSIGSFSEFLTGKSISILPGSKRNSRTKVNFIYKDDFKPTEIDQDILYYLYRDCQMVEFHCLDGGFSGNVVLRAKSIDAFGHKQVPTVIKIGARDPIAKERSSFERIEEVLGNTAPRIVDFAEIQERGGIKYRYAAMIEGRMEVFQDRYESGSDLAEIFALLDTVFIKQLGRLYDASEPEKLNLLEYYDFSSKYAKSVRKRVEAILGREIGMEESISIIGGNTGDKGISIDQEKSGNEGAGSIGSAHSQEVYNVCLFYERDLQELKEIGSIPHYVSYIHGDLNGKNIILDSQNNVWLIDFFHTHRGHILKDLLKLENDLLYIFMKIDDKDWDEACLLIDTILGMEDLGVPLSESLVNNFTSEKIQRTYRTVCKLRSFYPKLIQLDRDPYQMYVGFLRYAMHTLSFDECSDIQKRLALYAGCKLAKLIRDSLLLSKRLRIDFIPIPNRKGKIGLTILPGRKDRNRNLSDDLNVLKEEGIKKVYSLITEDEYREYGVPNLKWGYEEAGLSFLSFPILDQGIPAREDLPKIIDDIDQELQSGNNVLVHCVGGLGRSGTIAAAYLIAKSGIGAEDAIRTVRQHRSERAVESKEQINFLLNS